The following proteins are encoded in a genomic region of Nitrospirota bacterium:
- the rpmF gene encoding 50S ribosomal protein L32 → MANPTSRHSKSRRDKRRANWKGTAPTLILCPDCKAVKLPHRVCMSCGKYNGRSILAVKEKE, encoded by the coding sequence ATGGCTAATCCAACATCGCGGCATTCAAAGTCAAGAAGGGACAAAAGGAGGGCTAACTGGAAAGGAACAGCGCCGACTCTGATACTGTGTCCGGATTGTAAGGCGGTGAAATTGCCGCATCGGGTTTGTATGAGCTGCGGTAAGTACAACGGCAGAAGTATTCTCGCAGT